Proteins from a single region of Bacillota bacterium:
- the garR gene encoding 2-hydroxy-3-oxopropionate reductase, with the protein MSPTINSKVGFIGLGIMGKPMAKNLIKAGYKLVLYDINPAPVQELVSLGAEAAKSPKEVAQKTEVIITMLPNSPHVKQVVLGENGVLEGAKPGSIIIDMSSKAPLVSVEVAAKAKEKGIRMMDAPVSGGEPGAIAGTLSIMVGGDEKDFEEYRDMLLCMGKSVVRVGDIGSGNTTKLANQIIVALNIAAVSEALVLATKAGVSPKLVYDAIRGGLAGSNVLDTKAPLMMARKFDPGFKIDLHIKDLANVLETAHQVGVPVPLTAAVMEILQALKVDGKGSNDHGAIVNFYEKLAQIEVKA; encoded by the coding sequence ATGTCACCAACAATAAACTCCAAAGTCGGCTTCATTGGGCTCGGGATCATGGGGAAGCCGATGGCGAAGAACCTTATCAAGGCAGGGTATAAACTCGTATTATATGATATCAACCCTGCCCCTGTCCAGGAACTTGTTTCGCTGGGCGCGGAGGCGGCAAAGTCCCCCAAGGAAGTCGCCCAGAAGACCGAGGTTATTATAACGATGCTCCCGAATTCACCCCACGTCAAGCAGGTGGTGCTCGGTGAGAACGGGGTTTTGGAGGGGGCGAAGCCGGGCTCGATCATCATCGATATGAGCTCAAAAGCCCCTCTGGTATCCGTGGAAGTTGCAGCCAAGGCCAAGGAGAAGGGCATCAGGATGATGGATGCTCCTGTGAGCGGTGGTGAGCCGGGGGCGATAGCGGGCACGCTCTCGATAATGGTCGGCGGTGATGAGAAGGACTTTGAGGAATATCGCGACATGCTGTTGTGCATGGGCAAGAGCGTGGTGCGCGTTGGGGATATCGGGAGCGGCAACACCACTAAATTGGCCAACCAGATCATCGTTGCGTTGAATATCGCCGCCGTATCGGAGGCGCTCGTGCTGGCCACAAAGGCCGGGGTATCGCCAAAGCTTGTATATGATGCCATCCGTGGAGGCCTTGCTGGCAGCAACGTGCTTGATACCAAGGCCCCCCTCATGATGGCGCGCAAATTTGACCCCGGCTTCAAGATCGACCTCCATATCAAAGACTTGGCGAATGTGCTCGAGACCGCTCACCAGGTTGGAGTGCCCGTGCCCCTGACGGCGGCTGTTATGGAGATCCTCCAAGCTCTAAAGGTGGATGGCAAGGGCTCGAACGATCACGGCGCTATTGTCAATTTCTATGAGAAGCTTGCTCAAATCGAAGTGAAGGCGTAG
- the dapA gene encoding 4-hydroxy-tetrahydrodipicolinate synthase encodes MRGKLEIKGIIPPIVTPLTDSEELDEQGLRRVCNLMIDAGVHGIFPLGSQGEFWAFDMEEKRRILEIAVEEVGGQVPVYAGTGGATTREAIKLTKMAESIGVDCVSVITPYYIYPSQDELYEHYTAIAGATALPIILYNNPGRTGGVNLKPETVKRLSKIDNIIGIKDSSGDLGQTSELIRLTGDDFAVLAGRDTQILAVLVYGGKGAVAATANVAPRLVVEIYERFIKGDIEGALRAQRTLAPLRNAFGLASFPVVVKEAMNLIGWPSGPARSPVGRIAGEARVKLIEILKELGLSVVVGS; translated from the coding sequence ATGAGAGGGAAGCTGGAGATCAAAGGGATAATCCCGCCTATCGTTACCCCCCTGACTGATAGTGAAGAACTTGATGAACAAGGTCTGCGCCGGGTATGCAATCTCATGATTGATGCCGGCGTCCACGGCATCTTTCCGCTGGGGAGCCAGGGGGAGTTTTGGGCCTTTGATATGGAGGAGAAGCGCAGGATTCTCGAAATAGCCGTTGAGGAGGTTGGGGGCCAGGTGCCCGTCTACGCTGGGACTGGGGGCGCCACGACCCGGGAGGCGATCAAGCTTACCAAGATGGCCGAATCAATCGGAGTAGATTGCGTTTCCGTGATCACCCCCTACTACATATATCCATCTCAGGATGAATTATATGAACATTATACGGCCATAGCTGGGGCGACAGCCCTCCCTATAATACTCTACAATAACCCAGGACGCACTGGAGGAGTAAACCTCAAGCCTGAGACCGTGAAGCGGCTCTCTAAGATAGATAACATAATAGGCATAAAAGATAGCAGCGGGGATTTAGGCCAGACCTCGGAGCTCATCCGCCTCACCGGCGATGACTTCGCAGTTTTGGCCGGGCGAGATACTCAGATCCTGGCTGTGCTTGTATATGGCGGTAAGGGGGCGGTCGCGGCCACTGCTAATGTGGCCCCTAGGCTTGTCGTAGAAATCTATGAGCGTTTTATCAAGGGGGATATAGAGGGGGCACTGCGGGCCCAGCGAACGCTGGCTCCCTTGAGGAATGCCTTTGGCTTAGCGTCTTTCCCCGTAGTGGTAAAGGAAGCCATGAACCTGATAGGTTGGCCATCCGGGCCGGCGCGCAGCCCCGTGGGCAGGATAGCTGGTGAAGCGAGGGTTAAGCTGATTGAAATCCTGAAAGAGTTGGGTCTCTCCGTGGTTGTAGGGTCATAA
- a CDS encoding helix-turn-helix domain-containing protein produces MDRLLTPEEVAKRLAVSPKSIREWLRNGKLRGVKVGRLWRISPQALDRFLNNPDMSYDAEKGTERKMVEAGHFREYTRKEIRDFLKADKIGPEIARKVEKLLEP; encoded by the coding sequence ATGGATAGGCTATTGACGCCTGAAGAAGTTGCGAAGCGTCTCGCTGTTAGCCCTAAGAGCATTCGTGAGTGGCTCAGAAATGGCAAGCTCAGAGGGGTTAAAGTGGGGAGACTCTGGAGAATAAGCCCACAAGCCCTAGATAGGTTTTTGAATAACCCCGATATGTCATATGATGCAGAAAAGGGAACAGAACGAAAAATGGTTGAGGCTGGCCACTTCCGGGAATATACGCGTAAAGAGATTCGCGATTTTTTGAAGGCAGATAAGATCGGCCCCGAGATCGCCCGTAAAGTGGAGAAATTACTCGAGCCATGA
- a CDS encoding PIN domain-containing protein, which produces MTQKSNHKRLRVFLDASCWVAAAGSPTGGSALILKLARRGYLQIIATKRILLEAERNINSKMAAKALLRYYQELGATEIELTDPPTTEEEARWRHLVDEKDCHVLAGAFRAHADVLVSLDRRHILTEKVEKGFPVTVMGTNSFLRRFVDEISRLK; this is translated from the coding sequence ATGACTCAGAAATCAAACCACAAGAGGCTCAGGGTGTTCTTGGATGCAAGCTGCTGGGTGGCGGCAGCTGGCTCTCCTACTGGAGGCTCCGCCCTCATTCTCAAACTGGCGCGACGTGGGTATTTACAAATTATAGCCACTAAGAGGATACTACTTGAAGCAGAGCGCAACATAAATAGCAAGATGGCCGCAAAAGCCTTGTTACGTTATTATCAGGAGCTGGGAGCTACAGAAATCGAGCTCACAGACCCTCCAACCACAGAAGAGGAAGCTCGATGGCGACATCTGGTTGATGAAAAGGATTGCCATGTGCTGGCTGGGGCGTTCAGAGCTCATGCAGATGTATTAGTTAGTCTAGATAGGCGGCATATATTGACGGAAAAGGTGGAAAAGGGATTTCCTGTAACCGTCATGGGTACCAATAGCTTTTTGAGGAGATTCGTAGATGAAATAAGCAGGTTAAAATGA